From the genome of Leptospiraceae bacterium, one region includes:
- a CDS encoding FecR domain-containing protein, translating into MKKLTIIVLLFFLIICKEKPTEKKPAQAPKKIKQRIEIKAVSLFLLGKVESANNLIKRGQIVPMDKDLKTAKNSLIDVQVMGNKLNPVIRLHEKTIFRMKATVTETEVLYKGHLEKGTVLVNMEKMNQNSHFVIQTPTLAADFRGTKVLVSVEEDGSTKAKLTEGSLAIKMNIPVIDAISETLPEEKLSKQLNRELKDVEVLLEPGQEVYISKADTVKVIQEKKLESFVNSPEINAVVKTEEDNEEKITAVIDNFKSKNPEYITKEEDSKPSIRESIKILGMKGKDREKLVKEFEELKGMQRDKIVTIDESTVKKEADSYLKEHRKEMVGRIEISLGKKSEGLILQNGKTINGVIFQLHDKLKIITPEGEMVIPMSDVKSFKF; encoded by the coding sequence ATGAAGAAACTAACAATTATAGTTTTACTATTTTTTCTTATTATATGTAAGGAAAAGCCTACGGAAAAGAAGCCAGCACAGGCTCCGAAGAAAATCAAGCAACGAATAGAGATAAAGGCTGTAAGTCTTTTTCTTCTGGGAAAAGTAGAATCTGCGAATAATCTAATTAAGCGCGGTCAGATTGTACCTATGGATAAGGATCTTAAAACGGCAAAAAATTCCCTGATAGATGTTCAGGTTATGGGAAATAAATTAAACCCCGTGATACGGCTCCATGAAAAAACAATCTTCAGAATGAAAGCCACTGTAACAGAAACAGAAGTCTTATACAAGGGGCATTTAGAGAAAGGTACAGTCCTGGTAAACATGGAAAAGATGAACCAGAATAGTCACTTTGTAATCCAGACTCCCACATTAGCCGCCGACTTCAGGGGTACAAAGGTATTGGTTTCTGTTGAAGAGGATGGTAGTACAAAGGCAAAATTAACCGAAGGATCTCTGGCTATCAAAATGAATATTCCTGTCATTGATGCTATTTCAGAAACACTTCCGGAGGAAAAATTATCCAAACAACTAAACCGAGAACTCAAAGATGTAGAAGTTCTTTTAGAACCGGGACAGGAAGTGTATATCTCTAAAGCTGATACAGTAAAAGTGATTCAAGAAAAGAAATTGGAATCCTTTGTTAATAGTCCGGAGATAAATGCTGTCGTGAAAACTGAAGAAGATAATGAAGAAAAAATAACTGCTGTCATAGATAATTTCAAAAGCAAGAATCCGGAGTATATTACAAAAGAAGAAGACAGTAAGCCAAGCATCCGAGAGTCTATCAAAATATTAGGCATGAAGGGTAAGGACAGAGAAAAGTTAGTCAAGGAATTCGAAGAATTAAAAGGAATGCAGCGTGATAAAATTGTGACTATTGATGAGTCAACAGTTAAAAAGGAAGCTGATTCTTATTTAAAAGAACATCGAAAAGAAATGGTAGGTAGAATTGAAATATCTCTGGGAAAAAAATCGGAAGGACTTATATTACAAAATGGTAAGACGATTAATGGAGTTATTTTCCAATTACATGATAAATTAAAAATCATTACTCCCGAAGGGGAAATGGTAATACCTATGAGCGATGTGAAAAGCTTCAAGTTCTAA
- a CDS encoding AAA family ATPase — MLKKLNHASATVNIKDTAQKFKTTSKSRSEYFTFQKDALAQLKRILANPGHFPHFAVCGAKYLDIKEELGGLIRSEFLEENTASKFFYDPYRNEICPSQYASKDMYPLFLPDSRYRPVLYEPIPNLLNLLGIPGINSYKRGLLLSATGGYLILPLNQLFSDYRTYEALRTCIYRGLIDFSGLENIDFPLEKTQALPAFPLNLRLILVGSEYYYEYFYQRDHFFREIFPIRVDLKNEVENTPQNRRWFYEFLDSLQLENYPKINFSGKKTLLKEAFRLNESQKFFSLNRERIRELYTEAVILHPKKAIGETEIEKAKELILQRYSSNKNRYYEALQAGLYRLEMKGKRLGRINGLSIVTGIHSNYEYGQVSIISARVFTGSGNLTNIEREVNLSGDIHDKGVLIISSYLKALFGGHLNISLDASVTFEQNSSIIDGDSASIAQFLAVLSALSECKIPANLAVTGAMSQYGDALPIGEVNKKIEAFYEISSLIGTPKEIYRVFIPESNVKDLILSDTVLEAIKKGFFEVLSYAHIEDLIQEILGLPLGKADKEGSFPEGSLMHVIQQKLEKKKELEKASV; from the coding sequence ATGCTAAAAAAATTAAACCATGCTTCTGCAACTGTGAATATCAAAGATACAGCTCAAAAATTCAAGACAACTTCTAAATCCAGGTCTGAATATTTTACCTTTCAAAAAGATGCTCTCGCGCAGTTGAAGAGGATTCTGGCAAATCCGGGCCATTTCCCTCATTTTGCAGTTTGCGGAGCAAAATATCTGGATATAAAGGAAGAGTTAGGGGGGCTCATTCGCTCTGAATTTTTAGAAGAAAATACAGCCAGTAAGTTCTTTTATGACCCGTATCGAAATGAAATTTGCCCTTCTCAATATGCTTCTAAAGATATGTATCCTCTGTTCCTCCCCGATAGCCGGTATAGACCCGTTTTATACGAGCCAATTCCCAACCTCTTAAACCTTCTCGGAATACCGGGGATCAATTCTTATAAAAGGGGCCTTTTGCTATCCGCTACAGGAGGATATCTTATCCTGCCCCTAAACCAGCTTTTTTCCGATTATAGAACCTATGAAGCGTTAAGAACCTGTATTTATAGAGGATTGATTGATTTTTCCGGTCTTGAAAATATTGATTTTCCGCTGGAAAAAACACAGGCACTTCCGGCCTTTCCTCTTAATTTAAGACTGATTCTGGTAGGGAGTGAATACTACTATGAATATTTTTATCAGAGAGACCATTTCTTCCGAGAAATTTTCCCTATCCGGGTAGATTTAAAAAATGAAGTAGAAAATACTCCGCAAAATCGCCGCTGGTTCTATGAGTTTTTAGATAGCCTGCAATTGGAGAACTATCCAAAGATTAATTTTTCCGGAAAAAAAACATTACTTAAAGAAGCCTTTCGTCTAAATGAAAGTCAGAAGTTTTTCAGTTTGAACCGAGAGAGAATTCGAGAACTTTATACAGAAGCGGTTATTTTACACCCTAAAAAAGCTATTGGTGAAACGGAAATAGAAAAAGCAAAAGAGCTAATTCTTCAACGTTATTCGTCCAATAAAAACAGGTATTATGAAGCTCTTCAGGCTGGTTTATATCGACTTGAAATGAAAGGGAAGAGGCTGGGTCGAATCAATGGCCTTTCTATCGTAACCGGAATCCACTCCAATTATGAATACGGACAGGTTAGCATTATTTCTGCGAGGGTTTTTACAGGTTCCGGAAACCTTACTAATATTGAAAGGGAAGTGAATCTTTCCGGAGATATACATGATAAAGGGGTTTTGATTATTTCATCTTATCTAAAAGCGCTATTCGGTGGGCATTTGAATATAAGTCTCGATGCCTCTGTGACCTTTGAGCAAAATAGTTCTATAATAGATGGAGATTCCGCGAGTATTGCCCAATTTCTGGCAGTCCTTTCGGCTCTATCTGAGTGTAAAATACCGGCAAATCTGGCTGTTACCGGGGCCATGTCTCAATATGGTGATGCTCTTCCTATTGGAGAAGTGAATAAAAAAATAGAAGCATTTTATGAAATTTCTTCCTTAATCGGCACTCCCAAAGAGATTTATAGAGTTTTTATTCCAGAATCGAATGTTAAAGATCTGATTTTATCCGATACTGTATTGGAGGCCATTAAAAAAGGTTTTTTTGAGGTCCTGTCTTATGCTCATATTGAAGATTTAATACAGGAGATTTTGGGTCTACCCCTCGGAAAAGCTGATAAAGAGGGAAGTTTTCCGGAAGGAAGTCTAATGCATGTTATCCAGCAGAAATTAGAAAAAAAGAAAGAGCTTGAAAAAGCAAGTGTGTAA